In the genome of Sardina pilchardus chromosome 14, fSarPil1.1, whole genome shotgun sequence, the window gattgtagtcttttgagtagcctgaattagttaaaagactacaatctttcaagaatctttcccaaatcgtgtcagtgtaaggtaggcttaaggtaTAGAACTGTCCATTTTCAAATCCTAAAAACAGCCCACACATAAATTCAGATGCAGTGCCGCAGAGCTGAAAGCCCTGTGTAGGTGTTCAGGTGGTCTTCTTAAAACACCACATAACGGTGTGTAAATTCACTTACACTTCTGCCAACTGCTTAACTGGAAATGCAATGCAGTTATTGAACAGGTAAACTTAACCTGTGTCCATTACTTAATTGTTTCAGAAACACAACGGTCAAACTTTTGCAGAGTGTACAAGAATATGACCCATCACTTGTATTCCACGCATGCTTTAGGCAaagagtgtgtggctgtgcgtaCCATGCGCAGGTCTCTCCTGTAGTGATTCTTGCGGATGATGTGACGCAGGCTGCTCAGTGTGGCTCTGGCGTTCTTGTTGATTGTGATCTTCTCAAAGGAGTTGACAGGTTTACGCTGGCCTGAAAACACACATCCATGAATTCATTCAATCAGCTTACACACCCATAACACTTAAGTCATGTGCCACAGTGCACAAATGAGTAGATCAGTTATTGAGCTTGACAAAATGAGTAAAGCGGTTATTGAGCTTGATACCTGCTCTCTTCTTCAGCACGACAACCACACCCTTTCCATCGGCTGCAGCATCCACTCCTACAGACTTGCGGTGGACAAGACCATTGAAGCGGAAGGAGTTGCGAGACTTGAGGTTGTTGGCCTCCTACAAAAGGCAAACAAATGGATACTCTTAGTTCATTCCAATGTGTAATTCACTGTTCAGGACATTGAATGAGGACCAGCAGCTTCATCTCTTGGTCGTTCAGAGAAGATCCtcaacattttctctctcaaccTACGCAATGCACGCCTTCCAGCATCATGGCACCATCTAGCCATATTCTGTACAGCTTAGGCATCAAAGACAAAGTTGCTAGTCAAATCTTTTATCATTTACTTAATCACATCTCAGATTCATACAGCTCTACAACATATTAAGACAGTAGCTTTCCATCAGTGATGCTGATCATACACACCTGGCAGAGCATGTTATGGATCACAATCACATTCAAGGTACTACACTATATGTACACTTTACTTACAGTGCTGTAAGTCTGTCCGTTCCTCTTGATGAGGTAACTGGAGCAGTCCCTGATAACCATCCACTGCAGATGAGACGACATCTTTACCTGCAAATGCAGTGAAGAGAAACAGTAGGCATGAATCAACTGATATTGTAGATTCTCCTCTCATTAAGTAGTGTGGCATTCACTTCCTAAAGGCTTAAGCCCACTGGGTTACCCGAAAAAGTGCATTCAAAACAATTCAACAAAACGTTTACTATATCAAGTGACGGAAGTTAAGGCAACAAGGAGGCAGTCTGGCCATTTCTACTGTCACCAGGTTTGATTAGATTTCAGCAAGCTGACACCCTTGTGGTAATTATCAACACGTTATAACTGTGAATATTGACCTTAATTACCATCACAGACAAAACTATAGTAAAGGTTACGAAAAACGGTACACAACCACCATAAGCCTTAACTTACATCGACAGGTGACATTAGGCTAGGTACAAATGGCTAAGCTAATATGCCAACAAACTGAGCATACGTTACAAGACGGGAGAGGTTCACAACACCGCAAACAGCTTCATGACTTTGTTAAACCAAAAATGACGCTACTTAAATATATACCTGCACTATGATAGAAAAATATTAATTATGGTCCCAAAATGACTTGCTATGCTAACGTTAACTTCCATTCAGCACACGAGTACGCAAGGAAGCAAGGCCTCAAAATCTTCAGTAGTGCGGCACCGACAGCCTCGTGAAGTATTACATTAAATTAATAGCACCAGTTCTCACTATAACACCGATTTTAGAAAACTGAAATGTTGTTATGCTACTTACGGTGTAAAAAGAAGACTACAGCAACAATAATGATCTTATTAGATACAAAATTACATAAGTTGAAGCGAAGAAAATCCGACCACGTTACCTTTCAGcgcaggaagagggaggaaaaggaacTATCTTCGCATCCGGTAAAATGTTGTAGATCATTACGCCCCTGCATGCCCTGCATCTTATTAGTATTTGGGAAATACGGTAAAATGGTTCAAGTAAAATTAAtgcacacattttattttatgtcaGTGTATCACACTTTTAGTTCTAGTAGTATTTAGTAAAAAGGAAATCCTGTATATTATTAATTTTCTGAGTGCACTATTTGGTGCGGCGGGTTTGGCGCTGCATCAGTACAAAAAATGTACTTCGGCACTGATTAAATACGTCACTCTTGTGCGCCAAAATAAATATGTCCACATCTGCAAGTAAATTTTACAGGATATTTAACCTTTTCAGGAAATTGTAATGGCAACGCTAGATCTTAACTATTATGTATGTGGCTAACACTACCAAGATAACTTGTATTCATAAAGTAAAACAGGAATATAGTAAAAATCTAGCTAGTTGCAGTCAGATGTTACAAAATACTTGCTAGATACATTGATGCATCATCATGAACGAGGAGGAAGAAATGGACGAACTCGGAGAGAAACTCTATGACCTCATATTTTCTAAACATGGAGAAATCGCGGGTAAACTGACTGGTGAGGAATTTTGTAGTAGATCACTGGCCATTTGTTTACACTGTTAGAGTTTTATTGCCATAACATTACGTGTACTTCCTATTCCTAAACTGCGACTGCAATTGATGTTATAGTCTTAGTGTTGTTACCACTGCTTGAA includes:
- the rpl28 gene encoding 60S ribosomal protein L28, encoding MSSHLQWMVIRDCSSYLIKRNGQTYSTEANNLKSRNSFRFNGLVHRKSVGVDAAADGKGVVVVLKKRAGQRKPVNSFEKITINKNARATLSSLRHIIRKNHYRRDLRMAALRRASAILRSQKPVVVKKKRTRATKTA